One window from the genome of Sulfolobales archaeon encodes:
- a CDS encoding glycosyltransferase family 2 protein codes for MLLTYLELRLQPPVAIVWVNYNSMSFIDLAKRSLRAIASLDYRDFSLVFVDNGSNDGSYEVLRGYVKELRIDVKIVRLEHNIGFPGANNIGYLAMPSDAQYYVAINNDAVPERDSLKRIVDYMEGRRDVASAQGILLDLGSGLIDTIGCYINELMISIHPFSGEPLEKAVRALPTVVTYVNGAYMVVKREAIERCIGETPFPWHGFLYIDDNILGLRLWQCSYRSISIPVLAGYHRRGSTSGRGATATYYAIRSWVASGIISNSRYRNIIPIIALSTAIRRSIRKRSAIISRAVIDGIKLGEKLIREIGVINIYKAPILYISLSEVLGSMTSLKIVERYRSPPNL; via the coding sequence ATGTTATTAACGTATTTGGAGTTGAGATTGCAACCTCCGGTAGCAATTGTGTGGGTTAATTATAATAGTATGAGTTTTATCGATCTTGCTAAAAGATCTTTAAGAGCTATTGCTTCTCTTGACTATAGGGATTTTTCCTTGGTGTTTGTTGATAATGGTTCTAATGATGGTTCCTATGAGGTTCTCAGGGGTTATGTTAAGGAGTTGAGGATCGATGTTAAGATCGTTAGGCTTGAACATAACATAGGATTTCCAGGGGCTAATAATATTGGGTATCTAGCCATGCCGAGCGATGCCCAATACTATGTTGCTATAAACAACGATGCTGTGCCGGAGAGGGATAGTCTTAAAAGGATCGTGGATTATATGGAGGGTAGGAGGGATGTTGCATCTGCTCAGGGTATTCTGTTAGATCTAGGTAGCGGGCTTATAGATACTATTGGTTGCTATATAAACGAGTTAATGATCTCGATACACCCATTTAGCGGAGAGCCCCTTGAGAAGGCTGTGAGGGCTCTCCCTACAGTGGTTACATATGTTAATGGAGCATATATGGTGGTTAAGAGAGAAGCTATCGAGAGATGCATAGGAGAGACCCCCTTTCCATGGCATGGCTTTCTATATATAGATGATAACATCCTCGGCCTAAGGCTATGGCAATGCAGCTATAGATCAATATCCATACCAGTACTTGCAGGATATCATAGGAGAGGCTCGACCTCGGGAAGAGGAGCAACAGCTACATACTATGCAATAAGATCATGGGTAGCCTCTGGTATTATAAGCAATTCGAGGTATAGAAATATAATCCCTATAATAGCATTATCAACAGCTATTAGGAGAAGCATCAGAAAAAGATCAGCTATAATAAGTAGAGCAGTCATAGACGGGATAAAGCTAGGGGAGAAACTAATTAGGGAAATAGGCGTAATAAACATATACAAGGCACCTATATTATATATAAGCCTATCAGAAGTACTAGGATCAATGACTTCTCTCAAGATAGTTGAAAGATACCGATCTCCTCCCAACCTCTAA
- a CDS encoding glycosyltransferase: MKILYITGLYPPPETANGIRAFYFVRELMRSGYDVTVLETVSRADPSVGGFFGEKVIRIPLRSRRRLFRAGDIIYKVFFMRRIIKNMFPRDKPEIIVATWPSHEAIVLGGLLSKDLGASLVVDIQDLSDYYSEINDGILSKAIDPLYRFIYDIISKAEKIVTVTEPFRKILELRIGRKDIEVIYNGADTELYREAIENIHGFERRNPPIGVFVGDLNWRYHMLDRFIEALAILKRRGFHTKLKIVGTGALANKYRELVNKLGVNDLVSFEGYLERRDLVRTLITSDYGIIGRPSINSLWIIASARTTLYEYMAAGLPIFAFGPIISYTKSLLKINKCGYYIGSDNPLDIAENLARFLEIIGEFDRKAIHQRSYRYSWSNLAKQFTIILKNI; the protein is encoded by the coding sequence TTGAAGATACTCTATATAACAGGTTTATATCCTCCTCCTGAGACGGCTAATGGGATTAGGGCATTTTACTTTGTGAGGGAGCTTATGAGATCTGGCTATGATGTCACTGTCCTAGAGACAGTATCCAGAGCTGATCCTTCTGTTGGAGGTTTCTTCGGCGAGAAGGTGATAAGGATCCCCCTTAGATCCCGTAGACGTCTTTTTAGGGCAGGGGATATTATCTATAAGGTCTTTTTTATGAGGAGGATCATTAAAAACATGTTTCCAAGGGATAAGCCTGAGATAATAGTTGCTACTTGGCCCTCCCATGAAGCTATAGTACTTGGTGGGCTTCTATCAAAGGATCTAGGTGCTTCCCTAGTTGTTGATATACAAGATCTATCTGACTATTATTCAGAAATTAATGATGGGATTTTATCAAAAGCAATAGATCCTCTCTACAGATTTATATATGATATAATTAGCAAAGCCGAGAAGATAGTAACTGTTACAGAACCATTTAGAAAGATCCTTGAGCTGAGGATCGGGAGAAAAGATATAGAGGTTATATATAATGGGGCTGATACCGAGCTATATAGAGAGGCCATCGAAAACATACATGGATTTGAACGGAGGAACCCCCCTATAGGGGTTTTTGTTGGGGATCTTAATTGGAGATACCATATGTTAGATAGATTTATAGAGGCCCTAGCGATCCTCAAGAGAAGAGGGTTCCATACAAAGCTAAAAATCGTGGGGACAGGTGCGTTAGCTAATAAATATAGGGAGCTTGTAAACAAGCTAGGGGTAAATGATCTAGTAAGTTTTGAAGGTTATTTAGAGAGAAGAGATCTAGTAAGAACCCTCATAACATCCGACTATGGAATAATAGGTAGACCATCTATTAACAGTCTATGGATCATTGCAAGTGCTAGGACAACTCTCTATGAGTATATGGCCGCCGGACTACCTATATTCGCCTTCGGCCCCATAATATCTTATACTAAGTCGCTGCTAAAGATCAACAAGTGCGGCTACTATATAGGCTCCGACAACCCCCTTGATATTGCGGAGAACTTAGCGAGATTTCTGGAAATTATAGGGGAATTCGATCGAAAGGCGATTCATCAGAGATCCTATAGATATAGCTGGTCAAATCTCGCAAAGCAATTTACCATAATACTTAAAAATATCTGA
- the rfbC gene encoding dTDP-4-dehydrorhamnose 3,5-epimerase, translating to MPFKFKTLEIPDIVVIEYISFPDHRGFFAEIYKRSDFLSNGIPYDYIQANMSFSRRSVIRGLHYQLKPAEQGKLVYVIQGRIYDVAVDIRKGSPYYGKHVAEEIYPGKAIWIPPGFAHGFQAIEDSIVVYMVTKEYSPSHERCIYYRDEDLAIKWPLQEAIVSEKDSKCPKFRYAETNFGYPI from the coding sequence ATGCCGTTCAAATTCAAAACCCTGGAGATCCCAGATATAGTGGTTATAGAATATATCAGCTTCCCAGACCATAGAGGATTCTTCGCAGAGATCTATAAGAGAAGCGATTTCCTCTCAAACGGGATCCCCTATGACTATATCCAAGCTAATATGAGCTTTTCCAGAAGAAGCGTTATAAGGGGTCTACACTACCAACTAAAGCCAGCGGAGCAGGGGAAGCTAGTCTATGTAATCCAGGGCAGGATATATGATGTAGCAGTTGACATAAGAAAAGGATCCCCATACTATGGGAAACACGTTGCAGAGGAGATATACCCTGGGAAAGCAATCTGGATACCCCCAGGATTTGCCCATGGCTTCCAAGCCATCGAAGATTCCATAGTAGTATATATGGTTACTAAGGAATACTCGCCATCCCACGAGAGATGTATATACTATCGAGACGAAGATCTAGCTATTAAATGGCCCCTACAAGAAGCCATAGTAAGCGAGAAAGACAGCAAATGCCCCAAGTTTAGATATGCTGAAACAAACTTTGGCTACCCCATATAA
- a CDS encoding NAD(P)-dependent oxidoreductase has protein sequence MRILVTGVSSSPGYKIALELSKRYEVIGIYRSNPVQIEGVITIQRDLSVDPEGVIRDLRPDVVIHVASIGNVDYCEENKDECYRVNVESARRVVRESYRIGSNIFYISTDYVFDGSRGLYSEEDLPRPINYYGLTKLLAEEIVRSFGGTIVRISSVYGAGPGRPNFGRVVIEKLGRGEKVSAANDQWISPTLNTLIGIAIERLLGRDVSGIIHVAGPRMTRYEFALAICDVFGFRRELVEPISIKSLSFKAPRPIDSSLRNEKAIRILGIDLNDIKGALEILKKELGYR, from the coding sequence ATGAGGATCCTAGTTACAGGGGTTAGCTCGTCTCCAGGCTATAAAATAGCTCTAGAGCTATCGAAGAGGTATGAGGTTATCGGGATCTATAGAAGCAATCCTGTGCAGATAGAGGGTGTGATAACAATCCAGAGGGATCTTAGTGTTGATCCGGAGGGGGTTATAAGGGATCTTAGACCTGATGTTGTTATACATGTAGCCTCTATAGGTAATGTTGATTATTGTGAGGAGAACAAGGATGAATGCTATAGGGTCAACGTTGAATCTGCGAGGAGGGTTGTTAGAGAGTCTTATAGGATCGGTTCTAACATATTTTATATTTCCACCGATTATGTCTTCGACGGATCTAGGGGGCTCTACTCAGAAGAAGATCTTCCGAGGCCCATCAACTACTATGGTTTGACAAAGCTTCTAGCAGAGGAGATTGTGAGGAGCTTTGGAGGCACTATCGTGAGGATCTCAAGTGTATATGGAGCCGGGCCTGGGAGACCTAACTTCGGGAGGGTGGTTATCGAGAAGCTTGGAAGGGGTGAGAAGGTTAGTGCTGCTAATGATCAGTGGATCTCTCCCACGTTGAATACCCTCATAGGGATTGCTATTGAAAGACTATTAGGAAGAGATGTTAGCGGTATTATACATGTAGCAGGGCCTAGGATGACTAGGTATGAGTTTGCCCTAGCCATCTGCGATGTCTTTGGATTCAGGAGAGAGCTTGTCGAGCCTATAAGCATTAAGAGCCTATCCTTCAAGGCTCCAAGGCCTATAGATAGTAGTCTTAGGAATGAGAAGGCGATCAGGATCCTCGGAATAGATCTGAATGATATAAAAGGGGCCCTAGAGATCCTTAAAAAGGAGCTTGGGTATCGATAA
- a CDS encoding NAD(P)-dependent oxidoreductase gives MKILVTGCGGYIGTTLTPYLLRKGYEVRCVDRLYFGEDLLSHVIGEKGFELIKADIRTVDPEVLSGVDAVVDMAALSNDPSGELNPEWTFSINYRGRVRIANIAVKKGVKRYILISSCSIYGKQDGVVDEDSEPNPLTTYARANLLAEREILPLASKSFEALALRLATVYGPSKRMRFDLLVNGMTLWAYEKGVIRVMRDGTQVRPLIHVMDASRAIHLALEADGDKVNGVVINIGSDDQNYRVIDVAYIVKRIVGGEIEFYGDPDRRSYRVSFRRARELLGFEALYSVEDGVKQIYHELVLGNLRQDPRWITVEWYKRLLEKNPGALEP, from the coding sequence ATGAAGATCCTGGTAACCGGGTGCGGAGGCTATATAGGGACAACGTTAACGCCATATCTACTTAGAAAGGGCTATGAGGTTAGATGTGTTGATAGGCTATACTTCGGTGAGGATCTACTGTCCCATGTTATAGGTGAGAAGGGTTTCGAATTAATTAAAGCAGATATAAGAACAGTAGATCCTGAGGTGCTTAGCGGGGTAGACGCTGTTGTTGATATGGCAGCCCTGTCTAATGATCCCTCGGGAGAGCTTAACCCTGAGTGGACCTTCTCGATTAACTATAGGGGGAGGGTTAGGATAGCAAATATAGCTGTTAAAAAAGGGGTTAAAAGGTATATCCTGATATCTAGCTGTAGCATATATGGCAAGCAGGATGGCGTGGTTGACGAAGATTCCGAGCCGAATCCCCTGACAACATATGCCAGAGCAAATCTATTAGCTGAGAGAGAGATCCTACCCCTAGCATCGAAGAGCTTCGAAGCACTTGCCCTGAGACTTGCAACCGTCTATGGCCCTTCTAAGAGGATGAGATTTGATTTACTTGTGAATGGAATGACGTTATGGGCATATGAGAAGGGGGTTATAAGGGTTATGAGGGATGGAACCCAGGTTAGGCCTCTCATACACGTTATGGATGCGTCTAGAGCAATTCACCTAGCCCTCGAGGCTGATGGGGATAAGGTAAACGGGGTGGTGATTAACATTGGTTCGGATGATCAGAACTACAGGGTTATAGATGTGGCATATATAGTTAAAAGAATTGTTGGGGGTGAGATAGAGTTCTACGGAGACCCCGATAGGAGATCCTATAGGGTGAGCTTTAGAAGGGCTAGAGAGCTCCTCGGCTTCGAGGCTCTCTACAGTGTTGAGGATGGGGTTAAACAGATATACCACGAGCTAGTTCTGGGCAATTTAAGACAGGATCCTAGGTGGATTACTGTTGAGTGGTATAAGAGGCTTTTAGAGAAGAACCCCGGGGCTCTAGAGCCATGA
- a CDS encoding glucose-1-phosphate thymidylyltransferase, which produces MANRVKGVILHGGLGTRLRPLTFSGPKQLIPIANKPVSQYVLEDLVSCEVKEIAIILGDLYPERVVERYGDGSRYGCRITYINQGKPLGIAHAVGLTRDFVGDDPFVVYLGDNLLQGGIKRYLERFLEGSYDAYVLLKEVEDPRRFGVAQLDERGRIVRLVEKPRDPPSRYALVGVYFFRPPAIFDAIRDLKPSWRGELEITDAIQILIDRGYSVGYSIVEGWWLDIGKKDDVLTANAIILDERVTRDIRGEVIDSKIEGRVFIDEGAKVVRSVVRGPAVIGKNALIEESFVGPYTSIGDNVVIKNSSLEYSVVLENASIIGIQGLEESLVGRNARIVRNSRRGIRLNVGDYSEVEV; this is translated from the coding sequence ATAGCTAATAGAGTTAAGGGTGTTATCCTCCATGGAGGGCTTGGGACTAGGCTTAGACCCCTCACTTTCAGCGGTCCTAAGCAGTTGATCCCTATAGCGAATAAGCCTGTTTCTCAATATGTGCTTGAAGATCTCGTATCATGTGAGGTTAAAGAAATAGCTATTATACTTGGGGATCTATATCCGGAGAGGGTTGTTGAGAGGTATGGAGATGGCTCTAGATATGGATGTAGGATAACCTATATCAACCAGGGCAAGCCTCTGGGGATAGCCCATGCTGTGGGGCTGACTAGGGATTTCGTTGGTGATGATCCCTTCGTTGTCTATCTTGGCGATAATCTCCTCCAAGGTGGGATAAAGAGATATCTAGAGAGATTTCTTGAGGGCTCCTACGATGCATATGTACTTCTTAAAGAGGTTGAGGATCCCAGGAGGTTTGGTGTTGCACAGCTAGATGAGAGGGGGAGGATAGTTAGGCTTGTAGAGAAGCCCAGGGATCCTCCTAGCAGGTACGCGCTGGTAGGTGTATATTTCTTCAGACCTCCAGCTATATTCGATGCTATAAGGGATCTCAAGCCAAGCTGGAGGGGCGAGCTGGAGATAACAGATGCAATTCAAATCCTAATCGATAGGGGGTATAGCGTGGGCTATTCAATTGTAGAGGGGTGGTGGCTGGATATAGGTAAGAAGGATGATGTTCTAACAGCTAATGCAATAATACTGGATGAAAGGGTTACTAGGGATATAAGGGGGGAGGTAATAGATTCTAAGATCGAGGGCAGGGTATTTATAGACGAGGGAGCCAAGGTGGTTAGGAGTGTTGTGAGAGGACCTGCTGTGATAGGTAAAAATGCCCTGATCGAAGAATCCTTTGTAGGACCATATACAAGTATCGGAGATAATGTGGTTATAAAGAATAGCTCGCTGGAATATTCTGTGGTTCTTGAAAACGCATCTATAATAGGGATACAGGGTCTTGAGGAAAGCCTTGTTGGTAGGAATGCAAGGATAGTTAGAAACTCGAGGAGAGGGATAAGGCTGAACGTGGGTGACTACTCAGAGGTGGAGGTATGA